The Candidatus Tanganyikabacteria bacterium region GCGGAGATGCGTCTTGCTTCAGGAAAGTGGGGGCCCGAGGCCACCGTCCTTGCCCCCACCAAGGCCAGGCCGACCATGACAATGAGTCGCGGGTCTACACGGAATCTGCCCGCCACGAGGTCTAGTAGGGCACAGGCCCCCCTGGCCCCGGCCTGGGAAATGGGGGATCCGCTTCCCGAGGAGGCTTCGGCTCCGACGATGGCGTCGGTTCCGGCGTCGGGTAGGGGCCTGGAGGAGGCGCTGGCTCAGGATGCGGAACGGGAGGGCGTGGAGGCCGGGGTGGCGGAGGCGGTTTTGGGCCGGGCTGGGGAGGATTCTCTTTCGCCCGAGTCATACAAGCAATTGAGGCCATGGGGGATGGGTCTCCATACGTTGCAAGGCGACTTCTTATCATATCAGCTTCAAGAGCGTGTTCATGGCCGCACCGCTCCCCGAGCACCCGGGGTGCAAGCCTGCTTCCTTGGCCTGGATGTTGCACGGTTTTGTTGGAAAGCCGGGTGCAACGGTAGACTATTCCTGCGACAGAACCCTACCGAGGCCCCGGCTATCTTATGCAAGATCGTACCACCCCGCTTCCACTCCCGATCGCTTGTGGCAAGAAAGTCTTCGCCGCGTTTGACGTTGCAGGTCTGACCAGCGATGGCGGCATCTCGTTCGTCCGCTCCGTGGATGACCGCCTCGGTTTGACCGCAAGCCTGGCCGCTCTGCTGCCCGATCCCCGGGATCTGCGCTATGTGACCCACTCGGCCCTGGATCTTCTGCGGCAGCGTGTCTATTCCATCGTCGCGGGCTACGAGGATCTCAACGACGCCGCCCGCTTGCGCGGCGACCCGGCGCTCAAGTTGGCGGTCGGCCGCGACGCGCTCGATTCGGATGCCGATCTTGGCAGTCCGGCCACGCTGTGAATTCGAGCACTGGATCACGCCGCAGTCGCTTGCGCTGATGGAGATGACGCTCTTCGAGGAGTGGCGGGATCACCGGCGCACGCCGATGCGCCTCGTCCTCGATGCTGACTCGACTTGGGGCGAGACGCACGGCTCCCAGCAACTCACCTTCTTCAACGCCCACTACGACTCGTATGGCTACCACCCAATCCTTGTCTTCGACGGCGACACGGGCGACCTCATCGTCGCGCACCTGCG contains the following coding sequences:
- a CDS encoding transposase encodes the protein MQDRTTPLPLPIACGKKVFAAFDVAGLTSDGGISFVRSVDDRLGLTASLAALLPDPRDLRYVTHSALDLLRQRVYSIVAGYEDLNDAARLRGDPALKLAVGRDALDSDADLGSPATL